The Flaviramulus sp. BrNp1-15 genome has a window encoding:
- the pyrE gene encoding orotate phosphoribosyltransferase — MIFNKETAKKTAEVLLQINAIKLSPKEPFTWASGWKSPIYCDNRIILSFPPIRNYIRETMGKYIEKQYGKPDVIAGVATGAIGIGILVAEYLGLPFIYVRPDAKGHGRKNQIEGFVESGQNVVVVEDLISTGKSSLNAVKALKEVGINVKGMVAIFTYGFDVAAKNFEKENVLLHTLSNYENLLEEALETNYISEKELKTLSEWNTNPSEWNAN; from the coding sequence ATGATTTTTAACAAAGAAACTGCCAAAAAAACAGCCGAAGTATTATTGCAAATTAACGCTATAAAACTTAGCCCAAAAGAGCCTTTTACATGGGCATCCGGATGGAAATCTCCAATTTATTGTGACAATAGAATTATATTGTCATTTCCACCTATTCGCAATTACATTCGTGAAACCATGGGTAAATATATTGAAAAACAATATGGAAAACCAGATGTTATTGCAGGTGTAGCTACAGGCGCTATTGGAATTGGTATACTGGTTGCCGAATATTTAGGTTTACCTTTTATATATGTAAGACCAGATGCAAAAGGACACGGACGTAAAAACCAAATTGAAGGTTTTGTAGAAAGCGGACAAAATGTGGTGGTTGTAGAAGATTTAATAAGCACAGGAAAAAGTAGTTTAAATGCTGTTAAAGCTTTAAAAGAAGTTGGCATAAATGTGAAAGGAATGGTTGCTATTTTTACTTATGGGTTTGATGTAGCCGCTAAAAATTTTGAAAAAGAAAATGTTCTTCTACATACCTTAAGTAACTACGAAAACTTATTGGAAGAAGCCTTGGAAACCAATTACATTTCAGAAAAAGAATTAAAAACATTATCAGAGTGGAATACCAACCCTAGTGAATGGAACGCTAATTGA
- a CDS encoding SRPBCC family protein, which translates to MNLESKKISVSKSPEEVFNFLSEVKNFESLMPENISKFEVLGDDKFLFALKGMPEIVLKKKEVIPPNKIVLGAAGGKIDFSLIGKINQIDETTSEVQLEFTGDFNPMMAMMIKGPISKFIETLATSIPQAI; encoded by the coding sequence ATGAACTTAGAATCTAAAAAAATTAGCGTTAGCAAATCACCCGAAGAAGTTTTCAACTTTTTATCTGAAGTTAAAAATTTTGAATCTTTAATGCCTGAAAACATTAGCAAATTTGAAGTCTTAGGCGACGATAAATTTTTATTTGCATTAAAAGGAATGCCAGAAATTGTACTTAAAAAGAAAGAGGTTATCCCTCCAAATAAAATTGTTTTGGGTGCTGCTGGTGGTAAAATTGATTTTTCACTTATTGGAAAGATTAATCAAATAGATGAGACTACAAGCGAGGTACAACTTGAGTTTACTGGAGACTTTAACCCTATGATGGCGATGATGATTAAAGGCCCTATTAGCAAATTTATTGAAACGCTTGCTACCAGTATTCCTCAAGCCATTTAA
- a CDS encoding biotin--[acetyl-CoA-carboxylase] ligase codes for MQIIKLNAIDSTNSFLKEMISKEFVADYTIVVTKQQTSGRGQMGTVWKSETGKNLMFSLFKDLSMHDIEFPFYINMAICLAVFKTLKALNIPSLSIKWPNDILSANKKICGILIENVIKNKLNSTIIGIGVNVNQTEFKDLPKASSLKSITGVHYNLDEILLSIIKDTKYYSSVLQQEKYDDVKNEYEANLFRKNKPSTFKNAEGLMFSGFIKGVTKYGKLQVILEDEVVKKFDLKEITLLY; via the coding sequence ATGCAGATAATCAAACTTAATGCCATCGACTCTACAAATTCATTTTTAAAAGAAATGATTAGTAAAGAATTTGTTGCTGATTATACCATTGTTGTTACCAAACAACAAACAAGTGGAAGAGGGCAAATGGGTACTGTTTGGAAATCAGAAACAGGCAAGAACCTTATGTTTAGCTTGTTTAAGGATTTAAGCATGCATGATATTGAATTCCCGTTTTACATTAATATGGCTATTTGTTTGGCTGTTTTTAAAACCTTAAAGGCATTAAATATTCCAAGTTTGAGCATAAAATGGCCTAACGACATTTTGTCAGCAAATAAAAAAATATGTGGAATTTTGATTGAAAATGTCATAAAAAACAAACTTAATTCTACAATTATAGGAATTGGTGTAAATGTAAATCAAACTGAATTTAAAGATTTGCCTAAAGCTTCGTCTTTAAAAAGCATTACAGGAGTTCATTATAATTTGGATGAAATTTTACTTAGTATCATCAAGGATACAAAGTATTATTCTTCAGTATTACAACAAGAAAAGTATGATGATGTTAAAAATGAATATGAAGCTAATTTATTTAGAAAAAATAAACCCTCAACATTTAAAAATGCTGAAGGTTTAATGTTTTCTGGTTTTATAAAAGGCGTTACAAAATATGGTAAGTTACAAGTAATTTTAGAAGACGAAGTTGTTAAAAAATTCGATCTTAAAGAAATTACACTTTTATATTAA
- the rsfS gene encoding ribosome silencing factor produces the protein MAKEKISADQLISVILSGIEDVKGKEINILDLREIENTVCDYFIICEGTSNTQVNAIVNSIQKKVSKTLKDNPWHVEGVDNAEWVLMDYVNVVVHVFQKHVREYYDIESLWGDAKTTVIETSY, from the coding sequence ATGGCGAAAGAAAAAATAAGCGCAGATCAATTAATATCAGTTATACTAAGTGGCATTGAAGATGTTAAAGGTAAAGAAATAAATATTTTAGATTTAAGAGAAATTGAAAACACGGTTTGTGACTACTTTATAATTTGCGAAGGAACTTCTAATACGCAAGTTAATGCCATAGTAAATTCAATACAAAAAAAGGTAAGCAAAACACTAAAGGACAATCCTTGGCATGTTGAAGGTGTTGACAACGCAGAGTGGGTTTTAATGGATTATGTTAATGTTGTTGTACATGTTTTTCAAAAACATGTTAGAGAATATTACGATATTGAGAGTCTGTGGGGCGATGCAAAAACAACTGTTATAGAAACTAGTTATTAA
- the ftsH gene encoding ATP-dependent zinc metalloprotease FtsH — MANEKKNIKDKKPKFSPYWIYGILIALFLGFQLFSNGSYENGNGTTPAEFFRFLEDGDVEKVEIVKNTRVAKVYLTKDAESKEIHKNSKPQTFIPSATKLPNYKFEFGDLQNFENRLNETTKDLSVKPTVKFDTETNDWGNLLMGILPFILLIGVWIFIMRRMSGGAGGGAGGQIFNIGKSKAKLFDQNTEVKTSFKDVAGLEGAKEEVQEIVDFLKFPEKYTTLGGKIPKGALLVGPPGTGKTLLAKAVAGEAKVPFFSLSGSDFVEMFVGVGASRVRDLFKQAKEKSPSIIFIDEIDAIGRARGKNAMSGSNDERENTLNQLLTEMDGFGTNTNVIVLAATNRADILDKALMRAGRFDRQIYVDLPDVRERKEIFEVHLRPLKKAKDLDLDFLSKQTPGFSGADIANVCNEAALIAARNGKKAVDKQDFLDAVDRIIGGLEKKNKIITPSEKKAVAYHEAGHATVSWMLEHAAPLVKVTIVPRGRSLGAAWYLPEERLIVRPEQMLDEMCAALGGRAAEKVIFDKISTGALSDLEKVTKQARAMVTVYGLSDKIGNLTYYDSSGQSEYGFTKPYSEQTAELIDKEISDIIEKQYQRAVKLLEENKDKLTQLAEVLLEKEVIFKDNLEKIFGKRAFEKEEAETPKEETKNAEE; from the coding sequence ATGGCAAACGAAAAGAAAAATATAAAAGACAAAAAACCTAAATTTAGTCCTTACTGGATTTATGGTATACTTATAGCATTATTTCTAGGCTTTCAATTATTTAGCAATGGAAGTTATGAAAATGGTAATGGAACTACACCTGCTGAATTCTTTAGATTCTTAGAAGATGGTGATGTAGAAAAAGTTGAGATTGTAAAAAACACAAGAGTAGCAAAGGTTTATTTAACTAAAGATGCTGAGTCTAAAGAGATTCATAAAAACTCTAAACCTCAAACATTTATTCCTTCTGCAACCAAATTACCAAACTATAAATTTGAATTTGGAGATCTTCAAAACTTTGAAAATCGTTTAAACGAAACCACTAAAGATCTTAGCGTAAAACCAACGGTAAAATTTGATACAGAAACAAACGACTGGGGTAATTTATTAATGGGAATCCTTCCTTTTATCTTACTAATTGGAGTTTGGATTTTTATTATGCGACGTATGTCTGGTGGTGCTGGCGGAGGTGCTGGTGGACAAATTTTTAACATTGGTAAATCTAAGGCTAAGCTTTTTGATCAGAATACTGAGGTTAAAACAAGTTTTAAAGATGTCGCTGGATTAGAAGGAGCAAAAGAGGAAGTTCAGGAAATTGTAGATTTTCTTAAGTTTCCAGAAAAATATACAACACTTGGTGGGAAAATTCCTAAAGGAGCTTTATTAGTAGGACCTCCAGGAACAGGTAAAACCTTATTAGCAAAAGCGGTTGCTGGTGAAGCTAAAGTACCTTTCTTCTCATTATCAGGTTCAGATTTCGTTGAAATGTTTGTAGGTGTAGGTGCGTCTCGTGTTAGAGATTTATTTAAACAAGCTAAAGAAAAATCGCCTTCAATTATTTTTATTGATGAGATTGATGCTATTGGTCGTGCCAGAGGAAAAAATGCTATGTCTGGAAGTAATGATGAGCGTGAAAATACGCTTAACCAATTACTAACAGAAATGGATGGTTTTGGTACAAATACTAACGTTATTGTTTTAGCTGCAACCAATAGAGCAGATATATTAGATAAAGCCTTAATGCGTGCTGGACGTTTTGATAGACAAATCTATGTTGATTTACCTGATGTTCGTGAGCGTAAAGAAATTTTTGAGGTACATTTAAGACCGCTTAAAAAAGCAAAAGATTTAGATTTAGATTTCCTATCTAAACAAACTCCAGGATTCTCTGGTGCAGATATCGCTAATGTTTGTAACGAAGCGGCATTAATAGCTGCCAGAAATGGTAAAAAGGCTGTTGACAAACAAGATTTTCTTGATGCTGTAGATAGAATTATTGGTGGTTTAGAAAAGAAAAATAAAATTATTACACCAAGCGAGAAAAAAGCTGTGGCTTACCACGAAGCTGGTCATGCAACAGTAAGCTGGATGTTAGAACACGCTGCTCCTTTAGTAAAAGTAACTATTGTTCCTCGAGGGCGCTCGTTAGGTGCTGCATGGTATTTACCAGAAGAACGTTTAATTGTACGTCCAGAACAAATGCTAGACGAAATGTGTGCTGCTCTTGGTGGTCGTGCTGCAGAAAAAGTGATATTTGATAAAATATCAACTGGAGCTCTTAGTGATTTAGAAAAAGTAACAAAACAAGCCAGAGCTATGGTTACTGTTTACGGGCTTAGCGATAAAATTGGAAATTTAACTTATTACGATTCTTCAGGACAGAGCGAATATGGTTTTACTAAACCATACAGTGAACAAACTGCTGAACTAATTGATAAAGAAATTTCAGATATCATTGAGAAACAATACCAGCGTGCTGTTAAATTACTTGAAGAAAATAAAGATAAATTAACCCAGCTTGCTGAAGTACTTCTAGAAAAGGAAGTGATTTTTAAAGATAATCTGGAAAAAATATTTGGCAAACGCGCTTTTGAAAAAGAAGAGGCAGAAACTCCAAAAGAAGAAACTAAAAACGCAGAAGAATAG
- a CDS encoding LUD domain-containing protein — MSLFRKIFGSKSERLGEELKSDDRGKYMPEIKLPIDERFTINFKANGGKFLYCENLNEIYQNLDHIIAENSWEEKKTLLLDENLEDKFKDSNLKPTRKISESTFFLTTCENLIANDGSLLISSKQIFEKKLPELPVNFIVFATTSQIVENIGEGLRGIKSKNRQKIPTNITTIKHFKSGDEKDFLSYGSSAKNLYLLLLEDL, encoded by the coding sequence ATGAGTCTTTTTAGAAAAATTTTTGGTTCTAAATCTGAGCGCTTAGGTGAAGAATTAAAATCTGATGATAGGGGCAAATACATGCCAGAAATAAAACTACCTATAGATGAAAGGTTTACTATAAACTTTAAAGCTAATGGTGGAAAGTTCTTGTATTGTGAAAACTTAAATGAAATTTATCAAAATTTAGATCATATTATTGCCGAAAATAGTTGGGAAGAAAAAAAGACTTTATTACTTGATGAAAACTTAGAGGATAAGTTTAAAGATTCTAACTTAAAACCAACAAGAAAAATTAGCGAATCTACTTTTTTCTTAACCACTTGCGAAAACTTAATTGCCAACGATGGATCTTTACTAATTTCATCCAAACAAATTTTTGAAAAAAAACTCCCTGAATTGCCAGTAAACTTTATAGTTTTTGCAACAACTAGCCAGATAGTTGAAAATATTGGTGAAGGCTTACGAGGTATAAAATCTAAAAACAGACAAAAAATACCTACTAATATTACAACAATTAAGCATTTTAAATCTGGAGATGAAAAAGATTTTCTAAGTTATGGTAGCAGTGCCAAAAATCTATACTTACTACTTCTAGAAGATTTATAG
- a CDS encoding phosphatidate cytidylyltransferase, which produces MKEILVRSLSGLLYVTLLIVCLYFEHLLIALFLIFGLICMGEFMKLIQLKSKIPYFILIVLYGVFGYWQTVLNTDTGLNEATQILMVLAIFVELFLIKDLFSEKTIPLFASKRFILTTFYLSSSFVFLILIANYHDNYNPNILLGAFILVWVNDSFAYLVGKNFGKQKLFEKISPKKTVEGFLGGLFFSCIASYFIATFTNTLNFTSWLILSIIISVFGTLGDLIESKFKRQAKVKDSGVIMPGHGGLLDRLDSIIFAAPFIYLFLRILNYVS; this is translated from the coding sequence ATGAAAGAAATTCTTGTTAGATCACTCTCTGGGTTACTCTACGTAACATTATTAATTGTTTGCTTATATTTTGAGCATTTATTAATTGCCCTTTTTTTAATTTTTGGTTTGATTTGCATGGGTGAATTCATGAAGCTTATTCAACTTAAAAGCAAAATTCCATATTTTATTCTCATAGTTTTATATGGTGTTTTTGGTTACTGGCAAACCGTTTTAAATACAGACACTGGTTTAAATGAAGCGACTCAAATATTAATGGTACTTGCCATTTTTGTAGAATTGTTTTTAATTAAAGATTTATTTTCAGAAAAAACCATTCCGCTTTTTGCAAGCAAACGATTTATACTTACAACATTTTATTTATCAAGTTCATTTGTGTTTTTAATTTTAATCGCAAATTATCACGATAATTATAACCCAAATATTTTATTGGGAGCTTTCATCCTTGTTTGGGTAAATGATTCATTTGCTTATTTAGTTGGAAAAAACTTTGGCAAACAAAAGCTTTTCGAAAAAATATCTCCTAAAAAAACAGTAGAAGGCTTTCTTGGTGGTTTATTTTTTTCCTGTATTGCCAGCTATTTTATTGCTACCTTTACAAACACATTAAATTTTACAAGCTGGTTAATTTTAAGTATCATAATTAGTGTTTTTGGAACTTTGGGAGATTTAATAGAATCTAAGTTTAAAAGACAAGCAAAAGTTAAAGATAGTGGTGTAATAATGCCTGGTCATGGTGGTCTACTCGATAGATTAGATAGTATTATTTTTGCTGCACCTTTTATATATTTATTTTTAAGAATTTTAAATTATGTTTCATAA
- a CDS encoding phosphatidylserine decarboxylase family protein, translating to MFHKEGHKIIFITFVIVVASFFLVDSFIDTQWLRTIIMILLLGFLILILQFFRNPKRKTNLNNKQVISPVDGKVVVIEEVFEKEYFKDKRLQVSVFMSPINVHVTRYPIGGNVIFSKYHPGKYLVAWHPKASEENERTTVVVENETYGKVLHRQIAGALAKRIVNYAKVNDKAVQGGESGFIKFGSRVDLFLPLDTKIKVQLNQKVRGGESIIAELNE from the coding sequence ATGTTTCATAAAGAAGGACATAAAATCATATTTATAACATTTGTAATTGTTGTTGCTAGTTTTTTTTTAGTAGATAGTTTCATTGATACCCAATGGTTAAGAACTATCATAATGATTCTTTTATTAGGGTTTTTAATATTGATTCTTCAATTTTTTAGAAATCCAAAACGAAAAACCAATTTAAACAACAAACAAGTTATATCACCCGTCGATGGTAAAGTTGTAGTTATTGAAGAGGTTTTCGAAAAAGAATATTTTAAAGACAAACGTTTACAGGTAAGTGTATTTATGTCTCCAATAAATGTACATGTAACACGTTATCCTATTGGTGGTAATGTTATATTTAGCAAATACCATCCTGGAAAATACTTAGTGGCGTGGCACCCTAAAGCTAGTGAAGAAAACGAGCGTACTACAGTAGTTGTAGAAAACGAAACTTATGGTAAAGTACTTCACCGACAAATTGCAGGGGCGCTAGCAAAGCGTATTGTAAATTACGCAAAAGTTAATGACAAAGCTGTTCAAGGAGGAGAATCTGGATTTATAAAATTTGGTTCTAGAGTAGATTTATTTTTACCTTTAGATACAAAGATAAAAGTTCAACTTAATCAAAAAGTTCGTGGTGGAGAAAGTATTATTGCAGAGCTTAATGAGTAG
- a CDS encoding acyl-CoA-binding protein, which produces MSSEELDIEFQDAVNRVNAHTDPFPADTLLKLYAYYKKATNDYSRPSSKKAIINAFKTNALFQVENITEDEAKRVYIDLVNNYFLYRK; this is translated from the coding sequence ATGAGTAGTGAAGAGTTAGACATAGAATTTCAAGATGCTGTAAATCGTGTAAATGCACACACTGATCCTTTTCCTGCAGACACATTATTAAAACTATACGCTTATTATAAAAAAGCTACTAATGATTATAGTAGACCAAGTAGTAAGAAAGCTATAATTAATGCTTTTAAAACCAATGCTTTATTTCAAGTTGAAAATATAACTGAAGATGAAGCTAAACGCGTTTATATAGATTTAGTAAACAATTACTTCTTATATAGAAAATAA
- a CDS encoding MOSC domain-containing protein, with product MKITSTNIAKPTTIIWNQQEVVTGIYKTPTTNPIYLGKDIVKDDEVTDRKHHGGEFKACYLFSEKHYAYWKKLYPKLDWNWGMFGENLTVSDLDETQIQIGNIYKIGKALVQVTQPREPCFKFGIKFGSQQVLKQFIEHGFPGTYVRVLEEGLVKTGDTFNLIKEAKNSLTIHQFFNLLFSKEKNQEHLKTAMHIDAIPQRKRDKLKAFIN from the coding sequence TTGAAAATCACCTCAACTAACATAGCTAAACCCACCACTATAATTTGGAACCAACAAGAAGTGGTAACAGGTATATATAAAACGCCAACCACTAATCCCATTTATTTAGGAAAAGATATTGTTAAAGACGACGAGGTAACAGACAGAAAACATCATGGTGGTGAATTTAAAGCTTGTTATCTGTTTTCTGAAAAGCATTATGCTTATTGGAAAAAACTTTACCCAAAATTAGATTGGAATTGGGGCATGTTTGGTGAAAATCTTACGGTTTCAGATTTAGATGAAACTCAAATACAAATAGGGAATATCTATAAAATTGGAAAAGCTTTAGTACAAGTAACGCAACCTAGAGAGCCTTGTTTTAAATTTGGAATTAAATTTGGCTCTCAACAAGTTTTAAAACAATTTATTGAGCATGGTTTTCCTGGAACTTATGTAAGAGTTTTAGAAGAAGGCTTGGTTAAAACTGGTGATACTTTCAATTTAATTAAAGAAGCCAAAAACAGTTTAACTATTCATCAGTTTTTTAACTTACTATTTTCAAAAGAAAAAAATCAAGAACATTTAAAAACTGCTATGCATATTGATGCAATACCACAAAGAAAAAGAGACAAACTGAAAGCATTTATAAATTAG
- a CDS encoding DEAD/DEAH box helicase encodes MSFKDLKLNKPILRAVAEAGYDNPTLVQEKTIPLVLDKRDVIVSAQTGTGKTAAFALPILQLLFDYQDAPKKGKKIKALIVSPTRELAVQIQENFKTYSTYTNLRSTVIYGGTSIEPQKDIINKGVDILIATPGRLLDLHKQDIVNLDYVETLVLDEADLMLDMGFIDDVKKIERLCTKEKQILLFSATIPYKVEQLANSILNNPERIEVSANSSTSKNINQILYYVPKRNKIELCLHLLRNTIKGSILIFRRTKFGVDKLEQTLIKNGYKVESIHGDKTQNLRQEALNKFKNGYVNILIATDVAARGIDINELDAVINFDLPNVPETYVHRIGRTARAGKTGTAYSLCSADEKTYIKSIQQLINIQIPIEENHPYPLDPKAKPIVHKSKKQGSKHKKGRKSVASKKKKKRWY; translated from the coding sequence ATGTCATTTAAAGACTTAAAATTAAATAAGCCTATTTTAAGAGCAGTTGCCGAAGCGGGTTATGATAACCCTACATTAGTTCAAGAGAAAACCATTCCTTTGGTTTTAGATAAAAGAGATGTTATTGTTTCTGCACAAACCGGCACTGGTAAAACAGCAGCATTTGCACTTCCTATTTTGCAATTGTTATTTGATTACCAAGATGCACCAAAAAAAGGAAAAAAAATTAAAGCCTTAATTGTTAGTCCAACTAGAGAGCTTGCTGTCCAAATTCAAGAAAATTTTAAAACGTATAGCACATATACTAACTTACGCTCAACAGTGATTTATGGTGGCACATCAATTGAGCCTCAAAAAGATATTATAAATAAAGGTGTAGATATCTTAATTGCAACCCCTGGACGTTTACTGGATTTACATAAACAAGATATTGTTAACCTAGACTATGTTGAAACTCTGGTTTTAGATGAAGCCGATTTAATGCTGGATATGGGTTTTATTGATGATGTAAAGAAAATAGAACGTCTTTGTACTAAGGAAAAACAGATATTATTATTTTCAGCTACTATTCCTTACAAAGTTGAACAGCTTGCAAATTCAATTTTAAATAATCCTGAACGCATTGAAGTTTCTGCAAATTCTTCAACTTCTAAAAACATCAACCAAATTCTTTATTACGTACCTAAACGTAATAAAATAGAGTTGTGTTTACACCTGTTAAGAAATACAATTAAAGGTAGCATTTTAATTTTTAGGCGTACCAAATTTGGTGTGGATAAGTTAGAACAAACACTTATAAAAAATGGGTATAAAGTAGAAAGTATTCATGGTGATAAAACTCAAAATTTAAGACAAGAAGCTCTAAATAAATTTAAGAATGGCTATGTAAATATTTTAATTGCTACCGATGTTGCTGCGCGTGGTATTGATATAAATGAGTTAGATGCAGTCATTAATTTTGATTTACCTAATGTACCCGAAACTTATGTACATAGAATTGGTAGAACAGCTAGAGCTGGAAAAACGGGTACAGCATATTCGTTATGTTCTGCAGATGAAAAAACATATATTAAAAGCATTCAGCAATTAATAAACATACAAATTCCTATTGAAGAAAACCATCCTTACCCTTTAGACCCTAAAGCAAAACCTATTGTTCATAAATCAAAAAAACAAGGAAGCAAACATAAAAAAGGCAGAAAAAGTGTAGCTTCAAAAAAGAAAAAGAAACGCTGGTATTAA
- a CDS encoding RNA polymerase sigma factor, protein MTTNDQYFINQVIEGDTNAFSVLVNRYKDLVFTLTLRILKNREEAEEVAQDTFIKVYKSLSKFKGDSKFSTWIYKIAYNTSLDRIKKNKKHINDVAINEFTEHEIKTIDNALDKLEQTEQEQAIQDCIALLPGEDSFLLTLYYFEELSLDEISETVGLKPNNVKVKLFRSRKKLATILKQKLEPELIEYYERGNK, encoded by the coding sequence ATGACCACTAACGATCAATATTTCATCAATCAAGTAATTGAAGGCGATACTAATGCTTTTTCAGTATTAGTTAATCGTTATAAAGACTTAGTGTTTACTTTGACGCTACGAATATTGAAAAATAGGGAAGAAGCAGAAGAGGTAGCACAAGACACATTTATTAAAGTATATAAATCATTAAGTAAATTTAAAGGCGATTCTAAATTTTCAACATGGATTTATAAAATAGCATACAACACTAGTTTAGATAGAATTAAAAAGAATAAAAAGCATATAAATGATGTTGCTATTAATGAGTTTACAGAACATGAAATAAAAACTATTGATAATGCATTAGATAAATTAGAGCAAACCGAACAAGAACAAGCTATACAAGATTGTATTGCCTTATTACCTGGTGAAGATAGTTTTTTACTAACTTTATATTACTTTGAAGAATTATCATTAGATGAAATATCTGAAACCGTAGGATTAAAGCCTAATAATGTTAAAGTGAAATTGTTTAGAAGTAGAAAAAAACTGGCTACTATTCTAAAACAAAAATTAGAACCGGAATTAATAGAGTATTATGAAAGAGGAAACAAATAA
- a CDS encoding DUF6249 domain-containing protein translates to MEEILIPISFFLAVFGIVYLYLSTRNKERLALIEKGADASIFNLGKRAGSSWKVIVLNLAFLLMGIGLGVFIANLLTTYTSLDEDAIYPALIFLMAGIGLYVGFTQTKKHVD, encoded by the coding sequence ATGGAAGAAATATTAATCCCGATCAGCTTTTTTCTGGCAGTCTTTGGAATCGTTTACCTTTACTTATCAACCAGAAATAAAGAACGCTTAGCCCTTATTGAAAAAGGTGCCGATGCCAGTATTTTTAATCTTGGAAAACGAGCAGGCTCTTCATGGAAAGTTATTGTTTTAAATCTTGCTTTCTTACTAATGGGAATTGGCTTAGGAGTTTTTATAGCAAATTTACTTACAACCTATACTTCTCTTGATGAAGATGCTATTTATCCAGCACTTATTTTCCTAATGGCAGGTATTGGATTATATGTAGGTTTTACACAAACTAAAAAGCATGTAGATTAG
- a CDS encoding M15 family metallopeptidase: MKFKIIVLFFFICLKSFSQLPNGFVYVKDVIPDLEVELRYNTSNNFLGKRVDGYHANNLILTVQAANALKLVHEALQEQNLCLKVYDGYRPQQAVNHFVTWTRDLNDTINKHAFYPEVRKRYLFKAGYISSKSGHSRGSTVDLTIIDGNTGEALDMGSPYDFFGEESWVSYKNITEEQKANRQLLQKIMSTYGFRNYPKEWWHFTLRGEPFPNTFFDFPIK; the protein is encoded by the coding sequence ATGAAATTTAAAATAATTGTTTTATTCTTTTTTATTTGTTTAAAATCATTTTCGCAGTTACCAAATGGTTTTGTTTATGTAAAAGATGTTATTCCAGATTTAGAAGTTGAATTACGCTATAACACCTCCAATAATTTTTTAGGAAAACGCGTTGATGGTTATCATGCTAATAATTTAATTTTAACTGTTCAAGCAGCCAATGCGTTAAAATTAGTACATGAAGCTTTACAAGAGCAAAATTTGTGTTTAAAAGTATATGATGGTTACAGACCACAACAAGCTGTAAATCATTTTGTAACATGGACTAGAGATTTAAACGATACTATTAATAAGCATGCATTTTACCCAGAAGTTAGAAAGCGATATTTGTTTAAAGCAGGTTATATTTCTTCAAAATCTGGACATAGTAGAGGTAGCACAGTCGATTTAACAATTATTGATGGAAACACGGGTGAGGCTTTAGACATGGGAAGTCCATATGATTTTTTTGGTGAAGAATCTTGGGTGAGTTATAAAAACATAACAGAAGAACAGAAAGCTAATAGACAACTTCTTCAAAAAATTATGAGTACATATGGGTTTAGAAATTACCCAAAAGAATGGTGGCATTTTACTTTAAGAGGCGAGCCATTTCCTAATACATTTTTTGATTTTCCTATTAAATAA